DNA sequence from the Carnobacterium funditum DSM 5970 genome:
TATGCCCTTTTTGAATGCCTTCGGTCACTAAAGCTCTTAAAGCAGAAAAATTCTGAGCCAAGCCTACTGAAACAATGACCGATTCCAGTTCTTTAGCCGTTTTTATGGACAATAATCGTTGGCTGAATTGAGCAGTAGGATGGATACCAATAGATCCGCCTACAAACCCAACAGGTAAAGGTAAAGTTAAAGAGCCAATTAAGTCTCCATTATCAGCTTTTTCCCAAACAGATAAAGCGCGGTATTGTCCAGATTTAGCAGCATAAGCATGTGCACCTGCTTCGACTGCACGCCAATCGTTTCCACTTGCTAAGACTACAGCGTCAACTCCGTTCATGATACCTTTATTATGCGTTGTAGCACGGTAAGGATCTACATAAGCAAATTGGGAGGCTTCAATTATACGATCTCTTACTTCTTCACCTGTAAAATCTCCACGACTTAATAAATCAGTAGGAATCTGGCAAGTAGCGGTAGCTAAACATTCAGTCGCATAATTAGATAGGATACTCATCAAAGCCGTTCCGTCAGTAATGTCTTCAATATAGGAAGTGACTGCTTCCATCATTGTATTAACAATGTTAGCACCCATAGCTTCTAAAACATTTACATGGACATGAACAACTAAGAATTCTGGGGAACGCTCTGTCGCTGCAATAGTGCGGAAATTCACATCACCTGCACCACCGCCTCGTTTTACAATAGAAGGATGAGCAGCATTTGCTTTTTTTAGAATGGTTTCTTTATGTAAAGATAACTGTTCTAAGGCGAAAGTTAAGTTTGAAACATTTTTTAAAGCAATCTGTCCGATCATTTTTCGTTCGGTTAAATGAGTTTTAAATCCACCAGCTTGGGCAACTAATTTAGCTGCAGAGCTGGCTGCAGCTATAACAGATGGTTCTTCGGTGACCATTGGGATAGTGAAAGAGTGATGATCTATTAAAAAATTTAAAGCAACTCCCAAAGGAAGAGCATATTGTGTTAGTTGATTTTCAATCATATGATCGGCTATTTGATCGGGTAATAGCGTCTTTTCAGAGAGAAACAGCCTATCTTGTTCATTGATAACCCCGGCATCAAGCAGTGCTTGGGTTCTTTCTGTCTTTGTTTTTTTATAAAATTCTGAAAAATAAGAATGTGCCATTCTATAACCTCTTTCCAAAATAAGTTCATGCATTATTCTAGCATAGAATAACTTGCTACTCTAGAGGAATGAACGTATCTTAATAGAAACCTTAATTATTAAACAAAAAAATACTGAAAAATTGATCAAGTACAAATATGATTTAATCTAAGTAAAGTAAAAATAGAATTTGAGGTTAGCAAAATAGATTTGAACAAAATATAAAAATTCGTAGAAAAATTAAGTTATATAGGATTATCATCCAAAACGCCTTAACAAAACCCAAGCCTGATTTCATAACTTCATTATTTTGTGAGCAATCACGAAGCTTGTAAATGTTATTGCCGTACTGGACAATTCAGAGGAAAAATATCCTGAACTTATCTTTTTTGATTAATCATCATAAAGATACTTCTATAAAAAATGATATGAATGATTCATGAAAGCAATGATTTACTTTAAAAGTAGATGGAGAAGCGCCAAGAAGAAGTGCAATAATGAAAGTGAAAAAGTGAAGAACCTATTTATGCAAAAAGAATTACCAGAAGGATGAATATAAAAAGAAATATGTACAGGATATAATGGCTTTATCAGGTATGTTGATTAATATCGGGTTTATTTTCGGTTAATTAAAGTATGGTACAATTAAAAAATCATCTATTGTTTGCGATGGGAAGTATCCGTTTGTTTATTCTTATTAAAGCTACTGATACGCTGAAAAAAGCTTGGAAATAAAATGAAAATAAAAAATCGTTTGTTATTTATAGTGCTATGCGTTTAATTCACTTTAATGATAAACAAATAATAGCCAAAGAAAGCGTAAGGAAACAGATGAAAAATGATAGGAACAATGTGCATTCAGTTTTTGGATAGCTAAAATACAGTGGAAAAGCTATCTTTGTTGCTCTTATGTTCAATAACTTATTACCATTAGGCGTTTTTTATGCAATCTGGACAGGAATAGGTACAATTGGAGGAACAATTGTTGGTATTTTATTTTATGGAGAGTCAAAAAACAGAAAACGATTTTTATTTATGGGTATGATTGTAGTAGCGGTTGTAGGATTGAAATTAAGTGCTTGAAAAACCTGGACATACAATATATAGTGGTTTAATATGATGTAAACACTATATATTGTTTTTTGTAGTGGATATAAGAAAGTGGTGATGGGATGCAAGTTTATACTAAAAGAGGAGATTATGGAAACACGAACATAATCGGTGGACGAACTGTAAAAAAGGATGCACTAAGAGTTGAGGCCTATGGAACAATTGATGAAGCAAATTCATTAATTGGATATATAGTAAGTCAAATGAATGAGCAAGACGTTACATTAAAAAATGAATTAATACAAATCCAACATTATTTGTTTGACTGCGGAACTGATTTAGCAACTCCTCATGGAAAAAATTCCTATAAGTTGACAAAAGAAAGTATCACTTGGATTGAAGCTAGGATAGATTGTTATGCGCCTATTCCACCAGCTATTGAGTCATTCGTTTTACCAGGGGGGCAACCTGTGGCTAGCTTATTGCATATCGCTCGAACGGTTGTCAGAAGAGCAGAAAGAAGAATGGTTAGTTTTGCTTCAGAAGAAGAAACCAACCCGCATGCAGGAATTTTTATCAATCGATTATCAGACTATCTTTTCGTACTTGCTCGTTTGGTCAATCATCAAAATAAGGTAGCGGAACCTCTATATGAGCGTGGTGGGAAAGTATTTCATACCTCTTTAAAAAAAGATGATAGCCATTAAATGAACTGAAATCATTTCGAAATAAGGTCGGTGAAAAGATAGAAATTTAGTTTTGTAAGTGAAAAAATGGAGGAAATTAAGATGAAATTAAAAATAAAATTAGGATTTATATTTATCACCTTACTAGCATTAACAGCCTGTGCAGATACAAATCAAACAGCTGTAAATGAAAGTTCTGCACTAGTTCCAAGTGAGGTTGAAGTCGCAGCGACTAAAACAATTTCAACTTCTATTGTCTTACAAGAAGAAGAAAAAGTTTTGTCAAATAGTTCAAAAGAATTAAAAGTTGAAGAAGGTCAAAATCTATTAGAGGTTATGGAAGAAAATTATGAGATTATAGCTAAAGATGGCTTTATTTCCGCTATTGAAGGGTATGAACAGAACAAAAAAGAAGGGAAATATTGGTTGTATACGATTAATGGAGAACAAGCTACAGTAGGTGCTAGCGATTATATAGTAGAAGATCAAGATATCATTGTGTGGAATTTAGATGGCATGTAAGCGGCCTCCACATAAATTTTCTGTTCAAAGAATGACCTTGTTAGCTATGTTGACAACACTTTGTTATGTTAGCCGTTTAGTATTTCAATTTTTACCTAACGTCCAACCGGTAACGGTTATTTTAATCATTTTAACACTCACTCTTGGAGTAGCCGATGCTTTAATTGTCGCGACTTTATCTATTCTGATTTCCAATATTAACTTAGGAATGGGAGTCTGGACAATCGCACAGATTGTTTCGTTTGCACTAATAATTATTAGTACAGGCCTATTAATAAAGCCACTTTTCAAAAAGGCGCCTTTTTCTGTAATGGTTCTATATGCCATATTAACTGGCTATATCTATGGTTTTTTGGTATCGCTAATCCAAGCACCTTTTTTCGGTATTCAAAATTTTTGGGTCTATTATCTTTCTGGACTACCTTTTGATACATTGCATGCTCTTGGAAATGGTGGTTTTTATTTAATATTAGCACCAATATTATTCCCTCTATTGAATAAATCAATTGAAAAATATTTTATGAAATAAATAAGAAAAATAGTTATTTAATAATACAGATTGCTTTTAAAGCACCTGTATTTTTTTATACGTATAGCCAAATTAAGCAGATTTAACAACAAGAAGAAGAGGCAAAAAATGCTGTTTTAGCCTAATCGTGTTAAACTTAATGTAAAGTCAAAGACTATCAAAGAACAAATGTAAAAAGCGCTTACTAAAAAACAAAAGAATTCTAGCATGTATAGGTAAGGAGAGTGAAAAGATGGCTGATTATTTAGGGGTAGACGTTGGAGGAACACAAATAAAATATGGGCTAATCAATGATGAAGGTGAAATAGAAGTTGTCTATGAAAAAGGAACGCCGATGGATTCATTGGATAGTTTTGTTGAAGTAATGGGTGAGATTTATGATGCGTATGCAGACAAGATTAAAGGCATGGCAATTAGTATGCCTGGAATTATTCATTCAAGAACGGGTTTTGCTGTTCATGGTGGGACACTCGAGTATATAAAAAACATGAATATGATATCGTTGCTAGAAGAGCGGTGTCCTACAATTATTCATGTTGAAAATGACGGAAAAGCCGCAGCATTAGGAGAATTGTGGAAAGGAAACTTTAAGGGAGTAGAAAATGGGGTAATCCTTGTTTTGGGAACAGGAATCGGTGGGGGAATCATAAGCAATGGAAAATTATTGAAAGGGAACCATTATTCCGCTGGTGAAGTTTCATTTATTAAAACCAATTCGGATAGAAGTTCCGATGAAGATTATATGTTTGGTTTTCAAACAGGATTAAGAAAATTATTTAAAACAATCTCAGTCCGCTGTAAAATCCCATTAAAGGAAATAGACGGTTACCTTGTATTTAAATATGCAAATGAAGGCAATCTTGAAGTGTTAGCTTGTTTAAATGAATATTGTCGTACATTGGCTGTTCAGATTTTTAACCTGCAAACTATTTTAGATCCTGAAAAAATTCTAATTAGTGGTGGTATTAGTAAACAGTCTTTACTACTTGAACTGATTAAAAAAAACGTAGTAGAAGTATTTAAAGAAAAAAATACTGAGTTATTTTATGTTCCACTTATTGAAAGAAGTCGGCATGGAAATAAGGCCAACATTATTGGAGCTTTATACAATTATAAAAAAAATGAAGAACTTTTATTTGAATAATAATAATTTAAATAAACAAAATTTTCTTTTGGAGTAATTTCTAGAATAACTAATAGACAAAAAAAGTCTAGGACATATGTCCTAGACTTCTCTGTTTATCTATACGGGTTCATTGCACGAGGTTTATCTAGAATTTCCTTATAGATAAATCCCTTTATAATTTCTTTTTGACGGGGTGTCTGTTTTATTTTCTTGTTCACTTGTTTTTTTGTTTGAACAAAATTCTTAACTGGACTTGGCATGTCAGAATATGAGCGAGAAATAGCAGCACTTTTCGTGACGGGTTGAATCCGATTCCGTTCTGCTAAAGGCTCTCTTTTTGTTCTTACTGGTGATTGTTGGTATGGAGCATGTTTGGCAGATTGAGAAAGATTATTTCGCTGTTGTGCTAAATTAGCAGCTTTTGGGTCATTGCGCGAAACGTCTTTTTTGTCAGGTACATTTCTCAATCGATCTTTTTCCTGATTGATCTCCTTCATAAATTCTTGATACTTAGATACTGCACCATTTTTACCATTTTTTTGATTAAATAGTGCATTACTTATTGATCTAATAACTGTGACAATAAGAAGTAGAGGGATAAGAAAACTTAAAAAACTAAGGAGTGCAAAGAGTTCCATTATTCATCACGTTCACTTTCGCCTAACTCAGAAATAGAATCTCTCATTGAGGTATCAGCAGCAATATTTTTCATATTGTAATAATCCATCACACCTAAATTACCTGATTTTAATGCCTCTGCCATTGCTAAAGGAACTTCAGCTTCAGCTTCTACTACGCGAGCGCGCATTTTTTGAACTTCTGCTATCATTTCTTGTTCTTGAGCGATAGCCATTGAACGTCTTTCTTCAGCTTTTGCTTGAGCAATATTTTTGTCAGCTTCAGCTTGTTCCATTTGTAAGCTGGCACCGATGTTACGACCAACGTCAATATCTGCAATATCAATTGAAAGAATTTCAAAAGCAGTACCAGAATCTAAGCCTTTTTTTAGAATCATTTTTGAAATAGAGTCTGGATTTTCTAAAACATCGGTGTGTTTTTCTGCACTACCAACAGTAGTTACGATACCTTCACCAACACGAGCAATGATAGTCTCTTCGCCAGCACCACCAACCAAACGTTCAATGTTCGCACGTACAGTAACTTTAGCACGAGCTTTAACTTCAATCCCATTCATTGCCATAGCAGCAATGACAGGTGTTTCAATGACTTTAGGATTAACACTAACTTGAACCGCTTCAAACACATTACGACCAGCTAAATCAATAGCAGCAGCTTGTTTGAAAACTAAATTAATGTTGGCACGTTGTGCAGCGATTAAAGCATCAATAACTTGATTGATATCTCCGCCTGCTAAATAGTGAGCTTCTAATTCATTGATATTAATATCCAAGCCAGCTTTTGTAGCTTTTATTAATGGACGAATAATATTTTGAGGAGCTACTCTTCTTAAACGCATACCAACTAATGTACCAATTGAAACTTTAACTCCTGAGAAGTAAGCCGTTACCCATAATCCTACTGGTACAAAACGGAAAAACATGCTCAAAATGATGATAACGATGATCGCGATCATTCCAATACCTATTAAACCACTAGTTTCTTCTAATAACATATTTACGACACTCTCCTGACTATTATTTTTGAACCTTCGACTTTAATCACTTCGACAAAGACTTCTGGCTCAATTTGTTCTCCTGAACTTAGGACTTCTATTTCTTTTCCATCAAAGGCTACTTTACCAGTAGGTCTCAATATAGTAGTAGTGATTCCTTTTTTTCCTAAATAATCAGTGTAATCCTTGGTGCTCGAGTACCCACTAATCTTAGTTAAGTTCTCCTCTAAAATTAATTTTTTGAAATTCCCAAAAGAATAACCTTTTTTTAAAAGGATGATAGCTAAAACCACGGAAATAATACCAGCAATACTTAATTCAAGCAAACTTTGCCCAGCATCTCCATAGTTAAGATAGATACCTCCAAAAAGTAAAACACCTCCTAATATTCCAGCTATACCAAAATCAGGAATAAAGACTTCGAAGAGTAATAAAAAAATTCCTAGTACAAAAATCACGATAGGAAACCATTCACCATTACCGTTTAAAAAGAAATAAGCAGCAAAACTACCAACAGCTAATAAACCACCTAATAAATAATGAATGGTTAATCCTACAATGACTAATCCAACAAAACCCGCACTTAAAAGTAAGATATTCAAATTTATTCACCTCCTCTAAATTAGATTTCTCTATATAATAAATAGTAAAACAGGATAACATTTAGAAAGTCTTTTTTAGCATCTCAGAAGTAAAAAGATTTAAAATAGATACAAGCAGTTTACCATTCCTATAAAGATTATGCACATCTTTAGATTTTTTTTTTGATAAAAAGATAAAATGAGTAGTGAAGCTTTGATAAATAGCTTGATTCAGTCTCGTTGGTAAATCATTTGATGCATTTTTAGAGCCAATTGGATTTTAAGTAACTCGTCTGTATCTTTAAAATCAAGTAGATTAACAGGGCGGTTTTTCAATTTAATAAAGTAAGCCTTTGCGATGGATATAGAGTTATCTAGAGGTTTTGGTAATAGTAAATGGATTGTAAATCCTTCACTCAAGAGTCGCAATTAATGCATTATGAAACTTTTGTTATGGTCGTATAATGTACTCAATGTGTAGATGGAAATCTTTTGTCTTTCTTTTTGAAGCACATCGTTCTTTTAAAAAGGGTGAATGATAAAATCATCAAAGACATAAAAGGGTGATTGGTTAAATTTTGTGTGATTTTCAAAGCAATTAACAGTTTCAAAAAGGAAAACTAATCTAGTGCATCTAGATTAGCCATAATAGTAACACTAGAAATTTTATTAACTAGCCTTTTAAAACGGGGAATAACGTTAGATTATTTGAATGGAGCTAATTGTAAAGATTATAGACCGTCAGCATAGTATAGTCTCCTCATCTTATCAGATAATAATAGAAATGAAACCGCTTGCTATACGCATAGTATACCATTTTAATGAAGATAACCCTATATTTTTCATTCTATATAATGGCTAAATAGCTAAAAAATATAGAAAAATTTAATTTGGGTTTGGATAGATATTATTTATAGCGTGTTTCTTCAATTGACATGGAGTTGATTGATTAAGAATTATTATTCTACGTTACTAATTTAGGTTTCTCACATTGTAAAAGCAGCTGATTCATTAAAAACCAAAGTGTTTAATTTTGTAGCGAGCAGGGATTATTTCTATGGTCCTATATGGATGCTCTTATGTAAATGTGCATTAGATGCAGCAAATGGCATTGGAAAAATAGGGCAATGGTCCCTTTAGTTGGGAAGCAATGAATGATTTTGAAAGAAATGCTAAAAATCATAACAATAGAAAATCCTAACGTTCCTATTCTAGTTTTAGAATTTAGGGGTGTGCTAACAAGAATCGACGTAAGAAAGATGATAGCAACTGGGAAAGGTCCAATTAGTAATATAACTATTGCCCACAAAGATTTTGCTATCGCAGTGATTGGTGAAGGTATCCAGAATCCTCCATTTGAAACTTTCGAAAAAGCTACCAAAGCATTAAAAGAGACGAATCATCATAAAAAGATTAAATAAGTTAATGGAAAATGAGAGAAAATGAAAATAAACTCAGAAACATTAGAAAAAATAAAAAATTTTCACTTTAAGAAAACGTTGTCATTGCGGAGTTTTTTAACAATTAAACAGGAGAAAAATGTTGATAGAATTAGTGTTTGGGGAGGGTAACTAGTTAAATATGAGAGAAAATAGATATAGGGTGTCATTATGAAGGAAAAATGATAAAATAATGAGTGTAAGGTTTACTTATCATTCTTTTGTACAGAAAGGAGTCCGACAATTGGTTAAACAAGTGAATAAAGAATCAAATCTAGAATTATTAGAAAAGGAAATGTATTTTTTCAATACAGGCCAACATTTTGATAGCTACTTGGCGTTAGGTTGTTCTTGTGAAATTTACGAGGGAACTGAAGGTTTTCGATTTACTGTATGGGCACCTCATGCAAAAAAAGTTTCTCTGGTAGGAGATTTTTGTAGTTGGACTGATGGAATAGAAATGGAAAGAGTAGCCGAGACCGGTACGTGGACAGTTTTTACACCTGTTGCACAAGAAGGACAGTGTTATAAATATTTAATCGAACAAGCAAATGGAAAAATAAAATTAAAAATTGATCCTTATGCTTATGCGTTTGAAGTGCGTCCTAAAGACGCGTCAGTAGTAAAGGATTTGCCACAAAAGAAATGGAAAGATAGTTTATGGATGGCCAATAAAAAAAGATACAACAACACAACACGTCCGATGAACATCTACGAAGTTCATCTAAGTTCGTGGAAATGTCATGCCGATGGTTCGTGGTATAGCTTAGTAGAATTACAAGAAGAACTTATCCCATATGCAAAAGAAATGGGGTACACACATATAGAATTCATGCCGTTAATGGAACACCCTCTTGATGCTTCATGGGGCTATCAATTAACTGGGTATTACGCTGTTTCATCTAAATATGGAACGATGGAAGAATTTCAAAACTTTGTAGAAGCAGCTCATCAAGCACATTTAGGCGTCATTATGGATTGGGTTCCGGGTCATTTTAACCGCAATGATTATGGAATGGCTTATTTTGATGGGACGGCTCAATTTGAATACACAGATACAAATAAAGCTCAAAACTTTAGATGGGGAACCATGAATTTTGACCTTGGAAAAGCGCAACTACACAGTTTCCTAATTTCTAATGCTTTATTCTGGCTCGAACAATTTCATTTAGACGGATTACGAGTAGATGCCGTTTCAAGTATGTTGTACTTAGACTATGATGAAGGCCCTTGGACACCTAATGAAGATGGAAGCAACCACAATCGTGAAGGTGTGGACTTTATAAAAAAACTAAATACGACTATTTTACATCGCCACCCTCAAACACTGATGATCGCCGAAGAAAGTACAGCGTGGTCTAATGTAACTAGCCCTGTCGATCAAGGCGGATTAGGTTTTAATTACAAGTGGAACATGGGATGGATGAACGACACCTTAAAATTCTTCGAATTAGAACCACATCAAAGGAAATATCACTTCAACTTAATCACTTTTTCATTTATGTACGCTTTCAATGAACAATTTATTTTGCCTTTTTCTCATGATGAAGTTGTCCATGGAAAGAAATCACTGATGCATAAAATGCCAGGGGATCGCTACAATCAATTTGCCGGTTTACGAGTGATGGAAGTTTATAAGATGACTCATCCAGGTAAAAAATTAGATTTTATGGGAAATGAATTTGGCCAATTTTTAGAATGGCGTGTTCATTCTGAATTAGAATGGACGAGCCTAGAAGATGAGATGAACAAAAAACACCAGTATTTTACAAAAACGATCAATGAATTGTATAAAAAAGAACGAGCTTTATGGGAAATTGACCATGACTCATCAGGTATTGAAATTCTAGATGCTGATAATGCAGAGCAAAGTATTTTGACCTTTATCAGAAAAGGCCAAAAAACACGTGACTTCTTAATTGTACTTTGCAACTTTATGCCGATTGAGCGGCCCAGATTTAAAGTAGGGGTTCCTTATGAAGGAACGTACGAAGAGCTATTGAATACAGAAATGATTGAATTTGGAGGTGTATGGACAAAGAATCAAGGTCCTCTAAAAACAGTCAATGAGTCTTTTAACCGACAACAGAATCATGTTGAACTAATTCTTCCAGCTATGAGTGTAGTAATTCTAAGACCTAAAAGAATAAAAGGAGTTCCAAAAGCTAATTAGACTTAAAAAGGAGGGTAGAGGAAGAGTAGTTTAAAAATACTCTTCCAAGTGATATGAGTAAAATTGAAACATTAGCGATGATTTTAGCAGGTGGGCAAGGTTCGCGTTTAGGAAAATTAACGAAAGAAATAGCCAAACCGGCAGTACCTTTTGGTGGAAAATATCGGATTATTGATTTTGCTTTAAGTAATTGTGTTAACTCAGGTATAAAAAATGTTGGGGTAGTTACACAATATCAACCCAGAGAGTTAAATAAACATGTAGGAAATGGTGCATCGTGGGGGTTAAATATTCATAATGGTGGAGCGACGATACTCCAACCTTATGCCAGTGTCGACGGTGAAAAATGGTTTAAAGGAACCGCTAATGCGATTTATCAAAATATTAGTTTCATTGACCAACACAATCCTGATTATGTCTTAGTTCTTTCAGGAGACCATATTTATAAAATGGATTATCAAGAAATGCTGGACTTCCATAAACTAAAAAAAGCGGCTTTGACCGTTGGGGTAATACCTGTTCCTATTGAAGAAGCACCTCGCTTTGGGATTATGAATACGGATCAAACAGGTCGGATTATTGAGTTTGAAGAAAAACCAAAAGAACCAAAAAGTAATTTAGCTTCAATGGGTGTTTATATATTCGATTGGGCTTTATTGAAGAAATACCTCGTTGAAGATCAAGCAAAAAGAAGAGAATTAGAAGATTTTGGCAAAGACGTTATCCCAGCTTATTTAGGGAACGGTGAAAACATTTTTGCTTATGCCTTTACAGATTACTGGAAAGACGTTGGAACAATTGAAAGTCTATGGGAAGCTAATATGGAATTTCTAGATCCGACACATGCATTGAATATTCGAAATTCAGATTGGCGCATTTATTCTCAAAATCCATCAGCCCCACCTCAATTCCTGACAGAAACGTCAAAAGTAACGGATGCGATGATTGTTGATGGCTGTTATATAGCAGGAGAAATCACACATTCTATTTTGTCACATCATGTTAAAGTAGGAAAAGGATCGATTGTAGAAAATAGTATTGTTATGTCGGGTGTCACAATTGGAGAGAATGTTGTCATTAAATATGCCATTGTTGGAGATAACGCTCAAATACATGATGGAGCTTATCTTGTTGGAAAAGAAAAAGAAATTATGGTTATCGGGTATAACGAAGAGATAGGAGGACTAAAAGATGAAGAAGCATAAAATTAGTGCCATTT
Encoded proteins:
- the floA gene encoding flotillin-like protein FloA (flotillin-like protein involved in membrane lipid rafts), producing the protein MIAIIVIIILSMFFRFVPVGLWVTAYFSGVKVSIGTLVGMRLRRVAPQNIIRPLIKATKAGLDININELEAHYLAGGDINQVIDALIAAQRANINLVFKQAAAIDLAGRNVFEAVQVSVNPKVIETPVIAAMAMNGIEVKARAKVTVRANIERLVGGAGEETIIARVGEGIVTTVGSAEKHTDVLENPDSISKMILKKGLDSGTAFEILSIDIADIDVGRNIGASLQMEQAEADKNIAQAKAEERRSMAIAQEQEMIAEVQKMRARVVEAEAEVPLAMAEALKSGNLGVMDYYNMKNIAADTSMRDSISELGESERDE
- a CDS encoding hydroxymethylglutaryl-CoA reductase, degradative, which produces MAHSYFSEFYKKTKTERTQALLDAGVINEQDRLFLSEKTLLPDQIADHMIENQLTQYALPLGVALNFLIDHHSFTIPMVTEEPSVIAAASSAAKLVAQAGGFKTHLTERKMIGQIALKNVSNLTFALEQLSLHKETILKKANAAHPSIVKRGGGAGDVNFRTIAATERSPEFLVVHVHVNVLEAMGANIVNTMMEAVTSYIEDITDGTALMSILSNYATECLATATCQIPTDLLSRGDFTGEEVRDRIIEASQFAYVDPYRATTHNKGIMNGVDAVVLASGNDWRAVEAGAHAYAAKSGQYRALSVWEKADNGDLIGSLTLPLPVGFVGGSIGIHPTAQFSQRLLSIKTAKELESVIVSVGLAQNFSALRALVTEGIQKGHMGLQAKSLAINAGATGDNIELVANGLKKSTHMNLEIAIKLLDAIQHQK
- a CDS encoding NfeD family protein — protein: MNILLLSAGFVGLVIVGLTIHYLLGGLLAVGSFAAYFFLNGNGEWFPIVIFVLGIFLLLFEVFIPDFGIAGILGGVLLFGGIYLNYGDAGQSLLELSIAGIISVVLAIILLKKGYSFGNFKKLILEENLTKISGYSSTKDYTDYLGKKGITTTILRPTGKVAFDGKEIEVLSSGEQIEPEVFVEVIKVEGSKIIVRRVS
- a CDS encoding glucose-1-phosphate adenylyltransferase, with protein sequence MSKIETLAMILAGGQGSRLGKLTKEIAKPAVPFGGKYRIIDFALSNCVNSGIKNVGVVTQYQPRELNKHVGNGASWGLNIHNGGATILQPYASVDGEKWFKGTANAIYQNISFIDQHNPDYVLVLSGDHIYKMDYQEMLDFHKLKKAALTVGVIPVPIEEAPRFGIMNTDQTGRIIEFEEKPKEPKSNLASMGVYIFDWALLKKYLVEDQAKRRELEDFGKDVIPAYLGNGENIFAYAFTDYWKDVGTIESLWEANMEFLDPTHALNIRNSDWRIYSQNPSAPPQFLTETSKVTDAMIVDGCYIAGEITHSILSHHVKVGKGSIVENSIVMSGVTIGENVVIKYAIVGDNAQIHDGAYLVGKEKEIMVIGYNEEIGGLKDEEA
- the glgB gene encoding 1,4-alpha-glucan branching protein GlgB — translated: MSVRFTYHSFVQKGVRQLVKQVNKESNLELLEKEMYFFNTGQHFDSYLALGCSCEIYEGTEGFRFTVWAPHAKKVSLVGDFCSWTDGIEMERVAETGTWTVFTPVAQEGQCYKYLIEQANGKIKLKIDPYAYAFEVRPKDASVVKDLPQKKWKDSLWMANKKRYNNTTRPMNIYEVHLSSWKCHADGSWYSLVELQEELIPYAKEMGYTHIEFMPLMEHPLDASWGYQLTGYYAVSSKYGTMEEFQNFVEAAHQAHLGVIMDWVPGHFNRNDYGMAYFDGTAQFEYTDTNKAQNFRWGTMNFDLGKAQLHSFLISNALFWLEQFHLDGLRVDAVSSMLYLDYDEGPWTPNEDGSNHNREGVDFIKKLNTTILHRHPQTLMIAEESTAWSNVTSPVDQGGLGFNYKWNMGWMNDTLKFFELEPHQRKYHFNLITFSFMYAFNEQFILPFSHDEVVHGKKSLMHKMPGDRYNQFAGLRVMEVYKMTHPGKKLDFMGNEFGQFLEWRVHSELEWTSLEDEMNKKHQYFTKTINELYKKERALWEIDHDSSGIEILDADNAEQSILTFIRKGQKTRDFLIVLCNFMPIERPRFKVGVPYEGTYEELLNTEMIEFGGVWTKNQGPLKTVNESFNRQQNHVELILPAMSVVILRPKRIKGVPKAN
- a CDS encoding cob(I)yrinic acid a,c-diamide adenosyltransferase — protein: MQVYTKRGDYGNTNIIGGRTVKKDALRVEAYGTIDEANSLIGYIVSQMNEQDVTLKNELIQIQHYLFDCGTDLATPHGKNSYKLTKESITWIEARIDCYAPIPPAIESFVLPGGQPVASLLHIARTVVRRAERRMVSFASEEETNPHAGIFINRLSDYLFVLARLVNHQNKVAEPLYERGGKVFHTSLKKDDSH
- a CDS encoding ROK family protein; this encodes MADYLGVDVGGTQIKYGLINDEGEIEVVYEKGTPMDSLDSFVEVMGEIYDAYADKIKGMAISMPGIIHSRTGFAVHGGTLEYIKNMNMISLLEERCPTIIHVENDGKAAALGELWKGNFKGVENGVILVLGTGIGGGIISNGKLLKGNHYSAGEVSFIKTNSDRSSDEDYMFGFQTGLRKLFKTISVRCKIPLKEIDGYLVFKYANEGNLEVLACLNEYCRTLAVQIFNLQTILDPEKILISGGISKQSLLLELIKKNVVEVFKEKNTELFYVPLIERSRHGNKANIIGALYNYKKNEELLFE
- a CDS encoding ECF transporter S component, with protein sequence MTLLAMLTTLCYVSRLVFQFLPNVQPVTVILIILTLTLGVADALIVATLSILISNINLGMGVWTIAQIVSFALIIISTGLLIKPLFKKAPFSVMVLYAILTGYIYGFLVSLIQAPFFGIQNFWVYYLSGLPFDTLHALGNGGFYLILAPILFPLLNKSIEKYFMK
- a CDS encoding SMR family transporter, which translates into the protein MFNNLLPLGVFYAIWTGIGTIGGTIVGILFYGESKNRKRFLFMGMIVVAVVGLKLSA
- a CDS encoding DUF4430 domain-containing protein — translated: MKLKIKLGFIFITLLALTACADTNQTAVNESSALVPSEVEVAATKTISTSIVLQEEEKVLSNSSKELKVEEGQNLLEVMEENYEIIAKDGFISAIEGYEQNKKEGKYWLYTINGEQATVGASDYIVEDQDIIVWNLDGM